A section of the Veillonella criceti genome encodes:
- a CDS encoding Panacea domain-containing protein has protein sequence MKLKKIEIVARILIYMSGDITPLALQKALYYVQGFSFVFFKQAIFNEDCEAWVHGPVYREIYTKYKTYAYNPIDEMDNNNFAFDKKLITELEFSLIKSIVTYICCYSGAILEKFTHLEAPWIITRGKLTSTELSSEIISKNEIEKYFLQIKEEYNIERIEDIKNYTDVMFKNVNCL, from the coding sequence ATGAAATTAAAGAAAATTGAAATAGTAGCTCGTATATTAATCTATATGAGTGGAGACATAACACCATTAGCCTTACAAAAAGCTTTGTACTATGTACAGGGATTTAGTTTTGTCTTTTTTAAACAGGCAATTTTTAATGAAGATTGTGAAGCTTGGGTCCATGGTCCTGTATACCGTGAAATTTATACTAAATATAAAACGTATGCTTACAATCCTATTGATGAAATGGATAATAATAATTTTGCATTTGATAAAAAATTAATTACGGAATTAGAATTCTCATTGATAAAAAGTATTGTAACTTATATTTGTTGTTATAGTGGTGCTATTTTAGAAAAATTTACACATCTAGAAGCTCCTTGGATAATAACAAGAGGAAAATTGACTTCTACTGAATTATCATCTGAAATTATTTCTAAGAATGAAATAGAAAAGTATTTTTTACAAATAAAAGAAGAATATAATATTGAGAGAATAGAAGATATTAAAAATTATACAGACGTTATGTTCAAGAATGTAAATTGTTTGTGA
- a CDS encoding DUF2827 family protein — MERKINIGISFFWGESYQHIWSNGAGQNMFFLKTCLEQIDFVNEVYFVYWGNTLDSLPDQFKAGDTTLKFYEYTEVLNRTDVLIEGTLAIEPQLEAAFRQHGTKIITYRMGNDFIMDMEKFVHAQKNGRAFNGTRYDSVWITPHLMKTNKPYVEIITGVAAHEVPHLWEPFFLEQKIKELKLEEAFGYKPVDPVKRRIAVMEPNISVLKNCMTPVLIVEETHRRNKELLEHVYLCGTVDKKDVHAFFNFIGFTSLVRENIMTVEARFMTPEFLSRYSDIVLSYQWECGLNYLYYETIYGNYPLVHNSEYLAKENIGYFYREFDAYDGADALMHCIYAYDKEMPFHQERNKKFLHKVSVYNPENISRHRDLLLQVLQEK, encoded by the coding sequence GTGGAACGAAAAATAAACATAGGTATTAGTTTTTTCTGGGGTGAATCGTATCAGCATATTTGGTCCAATGGTGCAGGGCAGAATATGTTTTTTCTTAAAACGTGTTTAGAACAAATTGACTTTGTTAACGAAGTGTATTTTGTATATTGGGGTAATACGTTAGATAGTTTGCCCGATCAATTTAAAGCAGGCGATACAACTCTTAAATTTTATGAATACACGGAAGTTCTTAATCGCACAGATGTATTAATTGAAGGTACGTTGGCTATTGAGCCACAACTAGAAGCAGCTTTTCGTCAGCATGGTACAAAGATTATTACCTATCGTATGGGTAACGATTTTATTATGGATATGGAAAAGTTTGTCCATGCTCAAAAGAATGGTCGTGCTTTTAACGGAACTCGTTATGATTCCGTTTGGATCACACCGCACTTAATGAAGACAAATAAACCTTATGTTGAAATTATTACAGGTGTAGCAGCCCATGAAGTACCTCATTTGTGGGAGCCTTTCTTCTTAGAACAGAAGATTAAAGAATTGAAACTAGAAGAGGCCTTTGGTTATAAACCCGTGGATCCTGTGAAGCGTCGAATAGCAGTCATGGAACCTAATATTTCAGTGTTAAAAAATTGCATGACACCAGTGCTAATTGTAGAGGAAACACATAGACGTAATAAAGAATTATTAGAGCATGTGTATTTATGTGGTACTGTTGATAAAAAAGACGTCCATGCTTTTTTCAATTTCATTGGTTTTACGAGCCTTGTTCGAGAAAACATTATGACTGTCGAAGCTCGATTTATGACACCTGAATTTTTAAGTCGTTATTCTGATATAGTATTGTCGTATCAATGGGAATGTGGTTTAAATTATTTATATTATGAAACGATCTATGGCAATTATCCATTAGTACACAATTCGGAATATTTAGCTAAAGAAAATATTGGGTATTTTTATCGTGAGTTTGATGCGTATGATGGAGCTGATGCTTTGATGCATTGTATTTATGCGTATGATAAAGAAATGCCGTTCCATCAAGAACGGAATAAGAAATTCTTGCATAAGGTATCGGTATATAATCCTGAAAATATTAGTCGACATCGTGATTTATTATTGCAAGTGTTGCAAGAAAAATAA
- a CDS encoding nucleotidyl transferase AbiEii/AbiGii toxin family protein — MNNLIDLSEEELELVVNNTAEKMNLSTAIVEKDLWVCLLLKYLFSDFKFKNSIIFKGGTSLSKVYHLIDRFSEDIDLALDWQLLGFDEEEPYLNRSNTQQLKFNKLLNDNTANFIEKEFLPLLKSEFGKLLGNRKFDFYIDQNDPQTICFAYPRKHNDTSILQIVRLEIGCLAEPIPYHKRTITTYIEDTYPTIFSENINVVVVDSLRTFFEKITILHREANRVNENYPARYSRHYYDVYKMLQTDIKKLSLQNFALLFDVIEFKKKFYPCNWARYDDIKSGKLKLVPKLDGLKIFENDFNIMKNMIFHNSVSFSSIIEILQIYEEEINKELIHLC, encoded by the coding sequence ATGAATAATTTAATAGATCTTTCTGAAGAAGAACTTGAATTAGTTGTTAATAATACTGCAGAAAAGATGAACTTATCGACTGCAATTGTTGAAAAAGATTTATGGGTATGTTTATTACTTAAATATTTATTTTCAGATTTTAAATTTAAAAATTCCATTATATTTAAGGGAGGAACTAGTCTGTCGAAAGTTTATCATTTAATTGATAGATTCTCTGAAGATATTGATTTGGCACTTGATTGGCAACTTCTTGGTTTTGATGAAGAAGAACCTTATTTAAATAGAAGTAATACTCAACAATTAAAATTTAATAAATTATTAAATGATAATACAGCAAATTTTATTGAAAAAGAATTTCTTCCTTTACTAAAAAGTGAATTTGGAAAACTATTAGGAAATCGTAAATTTGATTTCTATATTGATCAAAATGATCCTCAGACAATTTGTTTTGCCTATCCTCGAAAACATAATGATACTTCTATATTACAAATTGTTAGATTAGAAATTGGGTGCTTAGCAGAGCCAATTCCTTATCATAAAAGGACAATAACAACATATATAGAAGATACATATCCAACAATTTTTTCTGAAAATATAAATGTAGTCGTTGTTGACTCATTACGAACTTTTTTTGAAAAGATTACTATTCTTCATAGAGAAGCTAATAGAGTGAATGAAAATTATCCAGCTAGATATTCTAGACACTATTATGATGTATATAAAATGTTACAGACGGATATAAAAAAATTGAGTTTACAAAATTTTGCTTTATTATTTGATGTTATTGAGTTTAAGAAAAAATTTTATCCTTGTAACTGGGCAAGATATGATGATATTAAATCTGGTAAACTAAAATTAGTACCTAAATTAGATGGGTTAAAAATATTTGAAAATGACTTTAATATTATGAAAAATATGATTTTTCATAATTCGGTAAGTTTTTCTTCAATTATAGAAATTTTACAAATTTATGAAGAAGAAATTAATAAAGAACTAATTCATTTGTGCTAG
- a CDS encoding DUF6088 family protein, with protein sequence METLNSIITNKITSNQGKIFSIHDFYDLGKKNTVKSILYRLYEENKIVRLVDGLYTAPKYSNILKEVSYPTATEVAYKIADKFSWTITPTGELALNITGLSTQVPNEYIFVSDGPYREYMYRNKKIIFKHTTNRNITNFSYELAILIQAIRALGKENINDSNLKKLSDFRKIVKEDFNKSILKLPFWIQEVLKKIEA encoded by the coding sequence ATGGAAACATTAAATAGTATAATAACGAATAAAATTACTTCTAATCAAGGAAAAATATTTTCTATTCATGATTTTTATGATTTAGGAAAAAAGAACACTGTTAAATCTATATTGTACAGGCTTTATGAAGAAAATAAAATTGTAAGATTAGTTGATGGCTTATATACAGCACCTAAATATAGCAATATTTTAAAAGAAGTAAGTTATCCTACTGCAACAGAAGTTGCCTATAAAATTGCAGATAAATTTTCCTGGACAATTACGCCAACAGGAGAATTAGCATTAAATATTACAGGTTTATCGACACAAGTCCCTAATGAATATATTTTTGTTTCTGATGGTCCATATCGTGAGTATATGTATCGAAATAAAAAAATTATTTTTAAACATACGACTAATAGAAATATTACTAATTTTTCTTATGAATTAGCTATATTGATTCAGGCAATAAGAGCTTTAGGGAAAGAGAATATAAATGATTCTAATCTTAAAAAGTTATCAGATTTTAGAAAAATAGTGAAAGAAGATTTTAACAAATCAATTTTAAAACTTCCGTTTTGGATTCAAGAAGTTTTGAAGAAAATAGAGGCGTAG
- the thiE gene encoding thiamine phosphate synthase: MTYIAALRRKNPLVICLTNDVVKNFTANGLLAIGASPAMSSCIEDLRDLLPYAQALLVNIGTVNPELGAFYKQAVTLANELAVPVVLDPVACSAGAFRREIALDLLVNHKITLLRGNAGEIAALVQAKHELDSKNATESITSVNHKSEKVAEVSSKGVDSAGVAKPGALAEQCAKAFQVLTVVTGPVDGISNGLKTVEVTNGSAMMPLVVGTGCLLGGFLAAFIGSKELQRLEEYDLFSATLWGLTAYSVAAEMAAETCENLYQRVEPGSFQIEFLNALYRMSDEDVKTRKNWHMTFNREQLGVYFICGTQDFKETDNSETAALRCIEMALQAGITMFQLREKGVGSLKGAAKVSFAKKVQELCETYQVPFIMNDDMDLAEELDADGVHIGQDDDPIELVRQRFPNKIIGLSIHSPEEYADSQVELADYIGVGPVYGTQSKGDAKAPIGPEGIQAVRNVDAEIPIVAIGGITVETTATIREHGADGVSIISAITKANDVAKVVKGFKKF, from the coding sequence ATGACATATATAGCAGCCTTGCGGAGAAAAAATCCCCTTGTTATCTGCTTAACGAATGATGTAGTAAAGAATTTTACCGCTAATGGATTATTGGCTATTGGTGCGTCGCCAGCTATGAGCTCGTGTATAGAAGATTTGAGAGATTTATTGCCCTATGCACAGGCTTTATTGGTTAATATTGGTACTGTAAATCCAGAACTTGGGGCGTTTTATAAACAAGCGGTTACGTTAGCTAATGAATTAGCAGTCCCTGTTGTACTCGATCCAGTGGCTTGTAGTGCCGGAGCTTTTCGTCGAGAGATTGCACTTGATTTGCTAGTAAATCATAAAATTACATTACTTCGTGGTAATGCTGGTGAAATTGCTGCTTTAGTACAAGCAAAACATGAACTAGATAGTAAAAATGCCACTGAGTCAATAACATCAGTAAACCATAAGTCAGAAAAAGTGGCAGAGGTTAGTTCTAAAGGCGTTGATAGTGCTGGAGTGGCTAAACCCGGCGCATTGGCGGAACAATGTGCTAAGGCCTTTCAAGTACTGACGGTAGTGACTGGTCCTGTAGATGGTATTTCTAATGGCCTTAAGACTGTGGAAGTTACCAATGGATCGGCTATGATGCCATTAGTTGTAGGGACTGGTTGCCTATTAGGTGGTTTTTTAGCTGCCTTTATAGGTTCTAAAGAGTTACAGCGTCTTGAAGAATATGATTTATTTTCTGCCACTTTATGGGGCTTAACAGCCTATTCTGTAGCGGCTGAAATGGCAGCTGAAACATGTGAAAATTTATATCAACGAGTGGAACCAGGGAGTTTTCAAATTGAGTTTTTAAATGCGCTGTATCGAATGTCTGATGAGGATGTAAAAACACGTAAGAATTGGCATATGACATTTAACAGAGAACAATTAGGTGTGTATTTTATTTGCGGTACACAAGATTTTAAAGAGACTGATAATTCTGAAACGGCTGCTTTACGTTGTATTGAAATGGCGTTGCAAGCGGGTATCACGATGTTTCAGCTTCGTGAAAAAGGAGTAGGCTCTTTAAAAGGGGCGGCAAAAGTTTCATTTGCTAAAAAAGTACAAGAGCTTTGTGAAACGTATCAAGTACCATTTATTATGAATGATGATATGGATTTGGCAGAAGAACTTGATGCAGATGGCGTGCATATTGGACAAGATGATGATCCTATTGAATTGGTTCGTCAAAGATTCCCAAATAAGATTATAGGACTTTCTATTCATTCACCAGAAGAATATGCGGATTCCCAGGTAGAATTGGCAGACTATATCGGTGTTGGGCCAGTATACGGCACACAGTCAAAAGGAGATGCTAAGGCGCCTATCGGTCCTGAAGGCATTCAAGCAGTACGTAATGTAGATGCTGAAATTCCTATTGTAGCTATTGGAGGAATTACCGTTGAAACGACAGCTACCATACGAGAACATGGTGCTGATGGGGTATCTATTATTTCTGCTATTACAAAGGCGAATGATGTAGCAAAAGTAGTTAAGGGATTTAAAAAATTTTAA
- the thiD gene encoding bifunctional hydroxymethylpyrimidine kinase/phosphomethylpyrimidine kinase — MKQNSFPTALTIAGTDPSGGAGIMADLKSFQARQVYGMAVVTSVVAQNTMGVRCIQNVDLPMLEEQLASVFEDIPPVALKTGMIPNVEMMRIIRKYVDGSVPYVMDPVMVATSGDHLIDQKARDQFKAELMPVATLVTPNLSEAEYLVGFKIESETELEKAAQQILKEMGPKAVIMKGGHFGETAKDYLYIKGESCITYESPRYDTPHTHGTGCTFSAVITAELSKGKALPEAVGIGKDFISKAIKENPGLGKGHGPVNHMVTL, encoded by the coding sequence ATGAAACAAAATAGCTTTCCTACGGCATTGACAATAGCAGGCACCGATCCATCGGGTGGGGCTGGTATTATGGCTGATTTGAAGTCATTTCAGGCACGGCAAGTGTATGGTATGGCTGTCGTAACGAGTGTAGTGGCTCAGAATACCATGGGTGTTCGATGTATTCAAAATGTTGATTTACCTATGTTAGAGGAACAATTAGCTTCAGTATTTGAAGATATTCCGCCAGTAGCTCTTAAAACGGGCATGATTCCCAATGTAGAGATGATGCGCATTATACGCAAATATGTAGATGGCTCGGTGCCGTATGTAATGGATCCGGTGATGGTAGCAACCAGTGGCGACCACTTGATTGATCAGAAGGCACGTGATCAGTTTAAAGCAGAATTAATGCCAGTGGCTACGTTAGTGACCCCAAATTTATCAGAAGCAGAATATTTAGTAGGATTTAAGATTGAATCTGAAACTGAATTAGAAAAGGCTGCACAACAAATTTTAAAGGAAATGGGACCAAAGGCCGTTATTATGAAAGGTGGCCATTTTGGTGAAACGGCTAAAGACTATTTATATATCAAGGGGGAATCCTGTATTACTTATGAAAGTCCTCGGTATGATACACCGCATACCCATGGCACAGGTTGTACGTTTTCAGCTGTTATCACAGCAGAATTGAGTAAAGGAAAAGCATTACCAGAGGCTGTAGGGATTGGTAAAGACTTTATTAGTAAAGCAATCAAAGAAAATCCGGGACTTGGTAAAGGCCATGGGCCAGTGAATCATATGGTAACACTATAG
- a CDS encoding type II toxin-antitoxin system HicB family antitoxin: MENVLYPALFSSDLAGGYSVTFPDLIGCVTEGDDLNHAVSMAEDALGIYLYTLKEEGETFPVASNPTDIHCEDGEFISLIRWDELEYLKKTDNRAVKKTLTIPSWLNHKAEEQGINFSRALQRALKRELGVENI, translated from the coding sequence ATGGAAAATGTATTATATCCAGCATTATTTAGTTCAGATTTAGCGGGAGGTTATAGTGTAACTTTTCCTGATTTAATCGGTTGTGTAACCGAGGGTGATGATTTAAATCATGCTGTTTCTATGGCTGAAGATGCATTGGGCATTTATTTATATACTTTAAAAGAAGAAGGAGAAACATTTCCGGTAGCTAGTAATCCTACAGATATTCATTGTGAAGATGGGGAATTTATTTCATTGATACGTTGGGATGAATTAGAGTATTTAAAGAAAACGGATAATCGTGCTGTAAAAAAAACATTAACAATTCCAAGTTGGTTAAATCATAAAGCAGAGGAGCAAGGAATAAATTTTTCTAGGGCCCTTCAACGTGCTTTAAAACGTGAACTTGGTGTAGAGAATATATAA
- a CDS encoding type II toxin-antitoxin system HicA family toxin codes for MTPKELIKILKRDGWVLVRTRESHYIFKHEVKRGLVTVPFHSKDLKPKTLQSIISQAMIKED; via the coding sequence TTGACTCCTAAAGAGTTGATAAAAATATTAAAAAGAGATGGATGGGTGTTAGTACGAACAAGAGAGTCACACTATATTTTTAAACATGAAGTAAAAAGAGGATTAGTTACAGTTCCTTTTCATAGTAAAGATTTAAAGCCAAAAACGTTACAAAGCATCATTTCACAAGCAATGATAAAGGAGGATTAG
- a CDS encoding glutamine synthetase, with amino-acid sequence MANELLYYIPAGQYGKEGVLALLEQHPEIKFVSLVGVDLAGNDTDEKIPMAMFFDDYEAFFEGRAVQTDGSSVVLTGIATLNNARVDIWGDPSVNWFVDYNYENIDPATGLPTGTLRIPAFLKHCDRYVDSRSILKETLDFVKAELMTLLKSHTVKGMEHVNVDDIADLVFTTATELEFWVKTPSKVVSTKELSTSQKLQEQYWQRTHGAVRTAMEQAVEMLDAYGLNAEMGHKEVGGVKGKIDDEGHMDHVLEQLEIDWKYTSNPLQTADNELQARIIVREVFRENGLDVTFQAKPIIGVAGSGEHTHFGLMAKMKNGKMVNLFSPEDMKKAFLSPLGIGAIMGVLKNYEVINPFISSTTDSLNRLKPGFEAPICIVTSLGNQPDEPSRNRTILCGLIRDIENPMATRFELRSPNPYTNTYTALALIYSAVLDGLRYVITSGKTPDALLAELSKAPEDTADYLEQGRAYRSEKNVFDDYTEEERNSRYGIPPATVWENILGFKNNPAKVDALVNGGAFAKDLMESFIAGILNRWKLVLINRLIPANINTIRAMKPIHGDDGLDTSRWDAINAMRFYLAKDSGSETSLFTRIAHAVTAEDYDTASKLQMEMNEKMLELEAKYAEYMRNIL; translated from the coding sequence ATGGCAAACGAATTATTATATTATATTCCGGCTGGACAGTATGGTAAAGAAGGGGTATTAGCGCTTTTAGAACAACATCCTGAAATTAAATTCGTATCTTTAGTTGGCGTTGACTTAGCTGGTAATGATACCGATGAAAAAATTCCAATGGCTATGTTCTTTGATGATTATGAAGCATTCTTTGAAGGCCGTGCTGTACAGACTGATGGTTCCTCCGTTGTTTTAACCGGTATTGCTACATTAAATAATGCTCGTGTCGATATTTGGGGCGATCCAAGTGTTAACTGGTTTGTAGATTATAACTATGAAAACATTGATCCAGCTACAGGACTACCAACAGGGACACTCCGTATTCCAGCGTTCTTAAAACATTGTGATCGTTACGTAGATTCTCGTTCGATTTTAAAAGAAACGTTAGATTTCGTAAAAGCTGAATTAATGACACTTTTAAAAAGTCATACAGTAAAAGGTATGGAACATGTCAATGTTGATGATATTGCTGATTTAGTATTTACTACAGCGACTGAATTAGAATTCTGGGTTAAAACACCATCTAAGGTAGTAAGTACTAAAGAATTATCTACATCTCAGAAATTACAAGAACAATATTGGCAACGTACCCATGGGGCCGTTCGTACAGCTATGGAACAAGCTGTTGAAATGTTGGATGCTTATGGTTTGAATGCTGAAATGGGCCATAAAGAAGTAGGTGGCGTTAAAGGTAAAATTGATGACGAAGGCCACATGGATCATGTTCTTGAACAGCTTGAGATTGACTGGAAGTACACAAGCAATCCATTGCAGACTGCAGATAATGAACTACAAGCTCGCATCATCGTTCGTGAAGTATTCCGTGAAAATGGGCTTGATGTAACATTCCAAGCTAAACCAATTATCGGCGTTGCTGGTTCTGGCGAACATACACACTTTGGCTTAATGGCTAAAATGAAAAACGGTAAAATGGTTAATCTTTTCAGTCCAGAAGATATGAAAAAAGCCTTCTTGAGCCCACTTGGTATCGGTGCCATTATGGGGGTTTTAAAGAACTACGAAGTTATTAATCCATTTATATCTTCGACAACCGATTCTTTGAATCGCTTAAAACCAGGCTTTGAAGCTCCAATCTGTATTGTAACGTCTTTAGGTAATCAACCAGATGAGCCAAGTCGTAACCGTACTATTTTATGTGGTCTAATTCGTGATATTGAAAACCCTATGGCAACACGTTTTGAGCTTCGCTCTCCAAATCCATATACCAATACATATACGGCACTTGCTTTAATTTATTCTGCAGTTCTTGATGGTTTACGCTATGTCATTACGTCAGGTAAAACACCAGATGCTTTGTTGGCTGAATTATCTAAAGCGCCAGAAGATACCGCTGATTACTTAGAACAAGGTCGTGCCTATCGTTCTGAAAAGAATGTATTTGATGATTATACAGAAGAAGAACGCAATAGTCGTTATGGTATCCCACCAGCTACTGTTTGGGAAAATATTTTAGGATTCAAAAATAACCCTGCTAAAGTAGACGCATTGGTGAATGGTGGTGCCTTTGCCAAAGATCTTATGGAATCCTTTATTGCTGGGATTTTAAATCGTTGGAAACTTGTTTTAATTAATCGTTTGATTCCAGCCAATATTAATACAATTCGCGCTATGAAACCAATTCATGGAGATGATGGTTTAGATACATCTCGTTGGGATGCTATCAATGCAATGCGTTTTTATTTGGCTAAAGATTCTGGTTCTGAAACATCTTTATTCACTCGTATTGCCCATGCAGTTACAGCAGAAGATTATGATACAGCTTCTAAATTGCAAATGGAAATGAATGAAAAAATGTTAGAGTTGGAAGCAAAATACGCAGAATATATGCGTAATATTCTATAA
- a CDS encoding GatB/YqeY domain-containing protein, which translates to MSLKEQLKADMKEAMKAREAGKVALGVIRMVNGAIKNTEINEKRELSDTDILGILAKEMKMRQDSLAEFEKGQRDDLVAQTKEEMEILKKYLPAQLSESEIRTIVVNAISSLTAPVKMGDVMGKVMPETKGRADGKLVNTIVREEIAKVNG; encoded by the coding sequence ATGTCCTTAAAAGAACAGTTAAAGGCGGATATGAAAGAAGCCATGAAAGCTCGTGAAGCTGGTAAAGTGGCATTAGGCGTTATTCGCATGGTTAACGGAGCAATTAAAAATACGGAAATTAACGAAAAGCGCGAGCTTAGCGATACAGATATACTCGGAATTTTGGCAAAAGAAATGAAAATGCGTCAAGATTCACTGGCTGAGTTTGAAAAAGGTCAGCGTGATGATCTCGTAGCTCAGACTAAAGAAGAGATGGAGATATTGAAGAAATATTTACCAGCTCAACTTAGTGAAAGCGAGATTCGCACTATCGTAGTAAATGCTATTAGTAGCCTTACGGCACCAGTTAAAATGGGTGATGTAATGGGCAAAGTAATGCCTGAAACAAAAGGTAGAGCTGATGGCAAACTTGTGAATACGATTGTTCGTGAAGAAATTGCAAAGGTTAACGGTTAA
- the rpsU gene encoding 30S ribosomal protein S21 translates to MSEIKVGKNETLESALRRFKRSCQKAGVLSEVRKREHYEKPSVKRKKKSEAARKRKFRA, encoded by the coding sequence ATGTCTGAAATTAAAGTCGGTAAAAATGAAACGCTTGAAAGTGCTCTTCGCCGTTTTAAACGCTCCTGCCAAAAAGCGGGTGTTTTGTCTGAAGTAAGAAAACGCGAACACTATGAAAAACCAAGCGTGAAAAGAAAGAAAAAATCTGAGGCTGCACGTAAGCGCAAATTCAGAGCGTAA
- a CDS encoding histidine triad nucleotide-binding protein: MDDCIFCKIINGEIPCNKVLENDKFLAFHDINPVTKVHVLVIPKNHVANIAHLTEEKAEYVEGILPFIKDVTKELGLSADGYRVVFNTGAKAGQTVFHLHAHILGGQELGWPEI, translated from the coding sequence ATGGATGATTGCATTTTTTGTAAAATTATTAACGGTGAAATTCCTTGTAACAAAGTATTAGAAAACGATAAATTTTTAGCGTTTCATGATATTAATCCTGTAACCAAAGTGCATGTATTGGTAATTCCAAAGAATCACGTAGCTAATATTGCCCATTTAACAGAAGAAAAAGCTGAGTATGTTGAAGGGATATTGCCATTTATTAAAGACGTGACTAAAGAATTAGGGTTATCGGCTGATGGTTATCGTGTTGTATTTAATACAGGGGCTAAAGCAGGTCAAACTGTATTCCATTTGCATGCTCATATTTTAGGTGGTCAAGAATTAGGTTGGCCAGAAATCTAA
- the mtaB gene encoding tRNA (N(6)-L-threonylcarbamoyladenosine(37)-C(2))-methylthiotransferase MtaB, translating into MKTVAFTTLGCRVNQYDTDAMRGLFIQKGYEPVDFDEKADIYVINTCSVTNMGERKSRQLIRKAKRTNEDAYIIVTGCYAQLAPDAIAAIEGVNLVIGTNNRHQVVELVEQLESTEKQISIVRNIMEQATFEEMPLYGNEIDKARAFMKIQEGCNNYCTFCIIPYTRGKLKSRRIEDIVKEAKRLVAHGYHEIVLTGIHLGNYGIELPEKPNLAQVVKALLEIPELQRIRLGSIESVEVSEELVELMAKEPRFCTHLHLPLQAGSDHILKLMNRHYTLQEFKDLVVRLRSRIPGLAITTDIIAGFPGETDEDFEETMKTVEEIGFTHIHAFPYSKREGTPAAVMEDQVPEAVKKTRVALLNNLGQKGLIKFAEAMIGKRAEILIEREEDGYYLGFTNEYIHGKIKKDESSHEVGTIIGGTVVGLNGETVIIE; encoded by the coding sequence ATGAAAACAGTAGCATTTACGACCTTGGGTTGCCGTGTAAATCAATATGATACCGATGCAATGCGTGGTTTATTTATACAAAAAGGGTATGAGCCTGTAGATTTTGATGAAAAAGCAGATATTTATGTTATTAATACCTGCTCTGTTACTAATATGGGAGAGCGTAAATCCAGACAATTAATCCGTAAAGCTAAACGGACAAATGAAGATGCTTATATTATTGTTACTGGTTGTTATGCACAATTAGCGCCGGATGCTATTGCGGCGATTGAAGGAGTTAATCTTGTTATTGGTACCAATAATCGTCATCAAGTTGTTGAATTGGTAGAACAATTAGAATCGACAGAGAAGCAGATTAGTATCGTTCGAAATATTATGGAACAAGCAACATTTGAGGAAATGCCACTGTATGGTAACGAGATTGATAAAGCACGGGCCTTTATGAAAATTCAAGAAGGTTGCAATAATTACTGTACATTCTGTATTATTCCGTATACTCGTGGCAAGTTAAAATCTCGTCGTATTGAAGATATTGTAAAAGAAGCAAAACGGTTAGTGGCTCATGGTTATCATGAAATTGTTCTGACAGGGATTCATCTTGGTAACTATGGTATTGAATTACCAGAAAAACCTAATTTGGCACAGGTAGTAAAAGCGTTGCTTGAAATTCCCGAATTGCAACGAATTCGCCTAGGATCTATTGAGTCCGTAGAGGTATCTGAAGAACTAGTTGAATTAATGGCTAAAGAACCTCGTTTCTGTACGCATCTACACTTGCCTTTACAAGCTGGTTCAGATCATATTTTAAAATTGATGAATCGTCATTATACACTACAAGAATTTAAAGACCTTGTAGTTAGATTGCGTAGTCGAATTCCTGGATTAGCGATTACAACGGATATTATTGCTGGTTTCCCCGGTGAAACAGATGAAGATTTTGAAGAGACTATGAAAACAGTAGAAGAAATTGGTTTCACTCATATTCATGCTTTCCCGTATTCTAAACGTGAAGGTACGCCAGCTGCCGTGATGGAAGATCAAGTGCCAGAGGCCGTCAAAAAGACACGGGTAGCGTTGTTAAATAATCTAGGACAAAAAGGGCTTATTAAATTTGCAGAAGCTATGATTGGTAAACGTGCAGAGATTCTGATTGAACGAGAAGAAGATGGATATTATCTAGGCTTTACTAATGAATACATTCACGGTAAAATAAAGAAAGACGAAAGTTCTCATGAAGTGGGCACAATTATTGGCGGGACCGTTGTAGGTTTGAATGGTGAAACAGTAATTATTGAATAA